From Triticum urartu cultivar G1812 chromosome 2, Tu2.1, whole genome shotgun sequence, a single genomic window includes:
- the LOC125538981 gene encoding purple acid phosphatase 3-like, translated as MAAIAILVSALVLLSPVAAELQRVQHSPKEDGSLTVLAVGDWGRGGQFNQTLVAEQMGVIGEKLAADFVISTGDNFYNDGLAGDNDTAFFMASFTDIYTASSLQKPWYIVLGNHDYTGDALAQQSPAIREVDSRWTSVNKSFIVEADIVDFFLVDTSPFVLKYWNESKFDWRNVAPRDTYIATLLQDLDDALAASKATWKVVVGHHPVSSGCEHGNTTELREHLLPLLKAHGVDMYLNGHDHCLQRISSVDSPVEFVTSGGGSKAWAGKFKATSDKMEFLYDGQGFLSMQLTAAEAHLAFYDVSGAVLHSWGLAKSADASISNVS; from the exons ATGGCGGCGATCGCGATCCTTGTTAGCGCGCTGGTGCTGCTCTCGCCGGTGGCGGCCGAGCTGCAGCGGGTGCAGCACTCGCCCAAGGAGGACGGGTCACTGACCGTGCTCGCCGTCGGCGACTGGGGAAGGGGTGGACAGTTCAACCAGACACTGGTTGCCGAGCAG ATGGGAGTGATCGGCGAGAAGCTGGCCGCCGATTTTGTCATCTCCACCGGCGACAACTTCTACAACGACGGCCTCGCCGGCGACAACGACACGGCCTTCTTCATGGCGTCCTTCACCGACATCTACACCGCCTCCAGCCTTCAGAAGCCTTGGTACATCG TCCTCGGCAACCACGACTACACGGGCGACGCGCTGGCGCAGCAGAGCCCCGCCATCCGCGAGGTGGACAGCCGGTGGACCTCCGTCAACAAGTCCTTCATCGTGGAGGCAGACATCGTGGACTTCTTCCTGGTGGACACGTCGCCCTTCGTCCTCAAGTACTGGAACGAGAGCAAGTTCGACTGGAGGAACGTGGCTCCCCGCGACACCTACATCGCCACCCTCCTCCAGGACCTGGACGACGCCCTGGCGGCGTCCAAAGCGACGTGGAAGGTCGTCGTCGGCCACCACCCCGTCAGCAGCGGCTGCGAGCACGGCAACACCACCGAGCTCCGTGAGCACCTCCTCCCACTCCTCAAG GCCCATGGGGTTGACATGTACCTCAACGGCCACGACCACTGCCTGCAGCGCATCAGCAGCGTCGACAGCCCGGTGGAGTTCGTGACGAGCGGCGGCGGGTCCAAGGCGTGGGCGGGCAAGTTCAAGGCCACCTCCGACAAGATGGAGTTCCTATACGACGGCCAGGGCTTCCTGTCCATGCAGCTCACCGCGGCCGAGGCGCACCTCGCCTTTTACGACGTCTCCGGCGCCGTCCTGCACAGCTGGGGGCTCGCCAAGTCGGCCGACGCCAGCATCTCGAACGTGAGCTAG